The Populus alba chromosome 4, ASM523922v2, whole genome shotgun sequence genome contains a region encoding:
- the LOC118056034 gene encoding uncharacterized protein: MEATKFSSSKLALRPISSVKPCPRRNTIVALDRRNKGRDYWGKLVDESMIVLRLRIKETKMSEASNNPPSHWMEWEKQYFMHCNYNNDVCEAVQLLQNYLMNVRPSLALGMLLLVSLSVAISAGVVLLQAIQMAMGVLSALH; this comes from the coding sequence ATGGAAGCAACAAAATTCTCATCCTCCAAGCTTGCCTTGAGGCCAATTTCTTCAGTGAAACCATGCCCTAGAAGAAACACCATTGTCGCCCTGGATAGAAGAAATAAGGGACGAGACTACTGGGGTAAGCTTGTAGATGAAAGCATGATCGTACTGCGATTACGAATTAAGGAGACGAAGATGTCGGAGGCAAGCAACAATCCACCGTCTCATTGGATGGAGTGGGAGAAACAATATTTCATGCATTGCAACTACAACAACGATGTTTGTGAAGCAGTGCAGCTGTTGCAGAActatttgatgaatgttagaCCAAGTCTGGCACTAGGGATGCTGCTGCTTGTTTCGTTGAGTGTGGCCATCTCTGCTGGGGTGGTTTTGTTGCAGGCTATACAGATGGCTATGGGAGTTCTATCTGCCTTACActag